A window of the Cicer arietinum cultivar CDC Frontier isolate Library 1 chromosome 6, Cicar.CDCFrontier_v2.0, whole genome shotgun sequence genome harbors these coding sequences:
- the LOC140920810 gene encoding serine/threonine-protein phosphatase 7 long form homolog: MCGIPVSGSIFVNVKDVCQEYLGVIPPEGATKGNSIKLKWLKDTFDNVGENASEVEKQASCRAYILRMIGGLLMPDKSNNHVHLKYLSILGDINKASHYSWGLAVLATLYRELCLATKPDVMSMGGCALLLQNWAWYRLSCVAPDAPSAWIFPLAQRFNSEGLNFSKVPHNDIEGYRNTIDHMMVQEFHWRPYLGFQHEVPEQEINTWTACTYLQCYHIVEKHHAYRVALQFGFHQQIPQPPEDMTLYHEIDMRRGIDNNWSVYVECVLRHTNEYMNWFTHHTKLYISVERYMRDPRLQPSTYPNVHSMPQSIPQPNIMQQTLSLSSPQHFYEAADIPTR, translated from the exons atgtgtggtattccTGTTAGCGGTTCAATTTTTGTGAATGTTAAAGATGTTTGTCAAGAATATTTAGGAGTTATCCCACCTGAGGGAGCAACAAAAggtaattctattaaattaaaatggctCAAAGATACTTTTGATAATGTTGGTGAAAACGCATCCGAAGTAGAAAAACAAGCATCATGCCGAGCATATATATTACGTATGATTGGAGGATTGTTGATGCCAGATAAATCCAATAATCatgtacatttaaaatatctttcaatcTTGGGCGATATAAATAAAGCATCCCACTATAGTTGGGGTTTGGCAGTTTTAGCAACACTCTATAGAGAATTATGCCTTGCTACGAAACCCGACGTAATGTCGATGGGAGGATGTGCATTGTTGTTGCAAAACTGGGCATGGTATCGTTTGAGTTGTGTTGCTCCAGATGCACCCAGTGCATGgatatttccacttgcacaaag ATTTAATTCCGAGGGTTTAAATTTCAGTAAAGTTCCTCACAATGATATAGAAGGATACCGGAATACAATCGATCATATGATGGTTCaagaa TTTCATTGGAGGCCATATCTCGGATTCCAACACGAGGTACCCGAACAAGAGATCAACACTTGGACTGCATGTACCTATCTGCAATGCTATCATATCGTCGAAAAACATCATGCATATAGAGTCGCGCTTCAGTTCGGCTTTCATCAACAAATTCCGCAACCTCCAGAAGATATGACGCTCTACCATGAGATCGACATGAGACGTGGCATTGATAATAATTGGAGTGTG TATGTCGAATGTGTTTTACGCCACACTAACGAATATATGAATTGGTTCACGCATCACACTAAATTATACATATCTGTGGAAAGATACATGCGCGATCCACGTTTGCAACCTTCAACATATCCTAATGTTCACTCTATGCCTCAATCAATCCCACAACCAAATATCATGCAACAAACACTGTCTTTATCATCACCACAACATTTTTATGAAGCTGCAGATATACCGACTCGATAA